A stretch of DNA from Vidua chalybeata isolate OUT-0048 chromosome 3, bVidCha1 merged haplotype, whole genome shotgun sequence:
tggatggatgatggatggatggatggatggatggatggatggatgatggatggatgatggatgatggatggatgatggatggatggatggattgatgAATGGAGtgatggatccatggatggatggatggatgatggatggatgatggatggatggatgtatggatggatggatggatggatggatgggtgatggatggatggatccatggatccatggatggatgggggcATAGGTCCATAGATGGATGCatccatggatggatgaatggatggcGGGGAGAAGCATCCCTAAAAGCTGGAGGCGTCCCAAATTTGCCAGGATTTTGGATGAGGCAGCCACGCTTCCCTGCGGGAATGTGGCGGCTGCTGGATGCTCTCCTGCCTTTTAATTATCCGGCGCCATCCCGGATAATCACCCTGCGGGAAAGGGGAGTGGGATGATTATTCCCGGTGGTTTGGTGATTCCCTTGATCCCAGCTTGGATCCTGCCGCGCTGGTTATTCCAGGGTTTGCGAGcggggttgggatttgggagttGCACAATTCCAGCAGAAAGGAGGGACGGGCTGTGGTTGcctgagggggaggaggaggaggagatgggatgcagccaggagctgggaatgctgccaggAGCCGGGAATGCCGCCAGGACACGCTGGAAAACAGCCGGCGCCGCCCTGACTCATCCCGCCGGATTTCAAACGTGGCGGGAAAAGCTTGGCCGGTGTTCCTGgaaacgggaatgggaacggggctgcTCACAGCACCAGGACAGACAGATATTTTTTGGGATATCCCTAAAAAACAGGGAGGAGGATTCCCTATGGAGCAaagctcctcttcctcccggCTGCCCGAGGGGAAGGGTTGGATGGAGCAAGGATCCGGCTCCGGGAGTGTCTAAtctggaaaaatccccaaaaatcccggGAATGGGGGAGTCCTGAGGGTGTCTCCACCCCGCAGGCCAAGCTGGCGAACATGGAGGCTTCCCTGCGGGATAAGGCCAAGGATTTCGTGACCGTGCGGCGATCCTACGAATCCATCTTCCGGCACAACGAGGTGCGTGTTCCCTCCAGGAGTTGGGATcgatcccaatcctgatcccaatcctgatcccgatcctgatcttgatcccaatcctgatcctggttgggaaggcagctggagcaaagccctgatcccatcccaggaaAGGAGAGTGGTGGGAAATTTGGGATatggggatgggaatttgggaatagAAGCATgatcccagtgatcccagggAATGCCTGAGATCTGCAAAGGGGGAATCCAGGGAATCTGTAGCTCCAGAGGTGGGAttgatcccaatcccaatccgTTATGTGCAGCTGGGGGTGGAGTGCTAATCCCATCCTGGAAAGGAGAGCAGTGGGAAATTTGGGACatggggatgggaatttgggaatagAAGCATgatcccagtgatcccagggAATGCCTGAGATCTGCAAAGGGGGAATCCAGGGAATCTGTAGCTCCAGAGGTGGGATTGGTCCCAATCCCAATCCGGTATGTGCAGCTGGGGGTGGAGTGCTAATCCCATCCTGGAAAGGAGAGCAGTGGGAAATTTGGGACatggggatgggaatttgggaatagAAGCATgatcccagtgatcccagggaatccctgagctctgggaatggggaatcCAGGGAATTTGCATGCTCCAGAGGTGGGATtgatcccagtcccaatccGGTATGTGCAGCTGGGGGTGGAGCGCTGATTCCATCCCGGGAAAGGAGAGcggtgggaatttgggaagtggggaagggaatttgggaagggcagcatgatcccagtgatcccagagaatccctgagctctgggaggGGGAATCCAGGGAATTTGGGTGCTCCAGAGGTGAGATTGAGCCCAATCCCAATCCTACACATGCAGTCGGGGGTGGAGTGCTGATCCCATCCCGGGAAAGGAGAGCAGTGGGGATTTGAGAagtggggatgggaatttgggaatagAAACATgatcccagtgatcccagggAATCTCTGAGCTGTGGGAATGGGGAATCCAGGGAATTTGGTTGCTCCAGAGGTGAGATTGatccaaatcccaatcccaatcccaatcccaatcctgcacatgcagccagggctggagcactgaTTCCATCCCGGGAAAGGAGAGtggtggggatttgggaagtggggatgggaatttgggaagggCAGCGTgatcccagtgatcccagggaatccctgagctctgggaaggaggaaTTCAGGGAATTTGGGTGCTCCAGAAGTGAGATTGATCCCAATctcaatcccaatcccaatcccaatcctgcACATGCAGTCGGGGGTGGAGTGCTGATCCCATCCCGGGAAAGGAGAGCAGTGGGTATCTGGGAcatgggatgggaatttgggaatagAAGCATGATCCAGGGAATCCCTGAGATCTGCGAAGGGGGAATCCAGGGAATTTGGGTGCTGCAGATGTGGGATTAATCCTAATTGGGAATGCAGCTGGAGCGAAGCTCTGATCCCATCTCGGGAAAGGAGAGtggtggggatttgggaagtggggatgggaatttgTGAAGGGCAACGTgatcccagtgatcccagggaatccctgagctctgggaaggggGAATCCAGGGATTGGGTGCTCCAGAGGTGGGACTGATCCCAATCGCAATCCGTTATGTGCAGCTGGAGGGGGTGGAGTGCTGATCCCATCCTGGAAAGGAGAGcagtggggatttgggaagtggggatgggaatttggTTATAGAATCATGATCCCAATGATCCCAGGGaatccctgagctctgggaaggggGAATCCAGGGATTGGGTGCTCCAGAGGTGGGAttgatcccaatcccaatccgGTATGTGCAGCCAGGGTGGGAGTGCTGATCCCATCCTGGAAAGGAGACCAGTGGGAAATTTGGGACatggggatgggaatttgggaatagAAGCATgatcccagtgatcccagggAATCCCTGAGCTCTGGAAAGGGGGAATCCAGGGAATTTGGGTGCTCCAGAGGTGGGAttgatcccaatcccaatccgTTATGTGCAGCTGGAGGGGGTGGAGTGCTGATCCCATCCTGGAAAGGAGAGcagtggggatttgggaagtggggatgggaatttggTTATAGAATCATGATCCCAATGATCCCAGGGaatccctgagctctgggaggGGGAATCCAGGGAATTTGGGTGCTCCAGAGGTGAGATTGATCCTAATCCTGATACCAATCCTACACATGCAGCCGGGGGTGGAGCACTGATTCCATCCCGGAAAAGGAGAggggtgggaatttgggaagtgGGGAAGGGAATTTGGGAACGGCAATGTGATCCTAGTGATCCCAGGGaatccctgagctctgggaacAGGGAATCCAAGGAATTCAGGTGCTTAGAGGTGGGactgatcctgatcccaatcctgcACATGCAGCTGGCTTGAAGCCCTGATCCCATCTCTGAAAAGGAGAGcggtgggaatttgggaagcggggaagggaatttggggagggcAGCGCGATCCCATTGAATCCCTGAGCGCTGGAGCTGCCTGGACGGGGACCCCGGGGAATTCGGGTGCTGCCGACATTCCCACCTGGAGCGAGGCGCCGACATTCCCAGGCGGAGTCGGAGCGGCTGGAGCGGCAGGTGAAGTGGGAATTCGAGAAGCTGCACAAGTTCCTGTGGGACGAGGAGCAGGCGGTGCTGGCGCAGCTCCGGGAGGAGACGGGGCGGAAGCAGGATCTGATCCAGGGAAAGATGGAGCAGCTGGCGGAGGCCAGCCAGGCCCTGCTCAACGAGGCCGCGCAGCTCCAGGCCGATCTCAAGCAGGACGACTACACATTCCTGATGGTAATTCCCACATTCCTGACGGGTAACTCCCACCGGGATCCAGCTCCCGGCCCGGATCCCGCCTCCCCTGCATGATCCGTCGGCTGCCGGAATTCCGGTGGCAGGCGGGGTCTCATTCCCGgtgtctctctcttttcttttccagaccCACAAGAACCGCAAGCGGAGGTAGGTCCTGGTCCCGTCGTAtccatgggaatttgggaatggctTCCCGGTGGCTGGATGGGGTCTCCTGCGGTCCCTGCTCCAAGAAAATTCCAGTGTCCCCTCCAAGTCCAGGAGGTGCTGGATGTCCCCTGGGTGCTCCGGGCAGGATGGCGGGGACACAAAGCGGAATTTCAGGGTTTGTGGGAAGTGTCAAATCCCAGATTTCGTGGGAATCGAGGGAGAACAAGCTTGGGAGGTGCCGGGAGCGTCATCCCAATCCCTTCTCCACGGTCAATCCCTGCCCTAGGATTGCCTGCACGGCCGAGGAGCCGGAAGCCGTTCCCTCGGGAATGCTCCTGGACGTGGCCAAGTACCTGGGATCGCTCCAGTACAACGTGTGGAAGAAGATGCTGGACACCATCACCGCCGGTGAGGAGCCGGGAACGTCGGGAGCGGGGTTTTCCAGGGGGTGGAAAGATGGGAAGGGTGGCGATGGATTCTTCCCTAAAAACGGTGGTTGTGGGGTCTGGAACGATGGGAAATGTGGAgctgggattggggattggaGATGTCAAGGGATGTCAAGATTTCCAAAAGGGAAACTTGGGAATGTGCGATTCCTAGGGGTGATGTGGGTTAGGGACAAATCCATGGAtagggatggatggatccactgatggatgatggatggatggatggatggatggatggatggatggatggatggatggatggatggatggacggatcCACGGAAGAATCcatgaatggatggatggatccatggatggatggaccCATGAAAGGATCCATGGTGGGATGGATCCATGAATGGAGGGACAGATGGATCCATGAATGGAGGGACagatggatccatggatggaggGACAGATGGATTgagggatggatccatggaAGAATCCATGAATGGATGGATAGATCCATGGAAGGATCcaaggatggatggatggatggatccatggatggatccATGAATGAATCCATGGATGAATGGAGGGATGAATCCATGGAGGGCTCCACGGAGGGACGGACAGATCTCCACCGAGCTGCCAACTTCCCATAAAACATTCCCCTTCCTGGCCAGTCCCGTTCAGCCTGGATCCCAACTCGGCCGCCGGCTGGCTCTCCGTGTCCGAGGACCTCTCCAGCGTCTCCAGCTGCAGCTACAAAGCCTCCGTGGAAAACCCGGAGCGCTTCACCTCCGCCCCCTGCATCCTGGGATCCCGCGGCTTCTCCGAAGGCTTCCACACCTGGGAGGTGGACCTGGGCGGGCTGACCAACTGGAGGGTGGGCGTGTCCCGGCCCCACAAAGGCTCCCACTGGAGTTTCCACCACGATTCCCGCTCCGGCTTCTGGTACATCTACCACCTCCACGGGAAAGACGAGTGCCGGGCGTCCAACGCCGTGCGCTCGGAGGCGGCGCTGGGAAACATCCGGCGGGTCCGGGTGGAGCTGGACTGCACCGAGGGGGAGTTGTCCTTCTACGACGCCGACCTCCAGAGCCACATCTACACATTCCACGAGAAGTTCGGCGGGGTCGTCTTCCCCTATTTCTACGTGGGGAATTCCCAGGGGGCCGCCGACACCAAGACGCTCCGGATTTGCCCGCTCCGCGTCCGTGTCCTTGAGGACGTCCCGACCTAGGCGTCTCCTGCCTCCTGGTGGGGTTCTCCGCGTGCTCCTCCAGCTTTCCTGGTGGGGCTCTCCCAGGTGCTTTTCCggcttttccaggaaaaaaaaaaaaaaaaaagaagcaaaatcagCAGGGATAAAAAGGAACGCTTGTTTGTAATGTCTCAGGTTTTTATCATTAATAAACATcaataaatattagaaatattatCGGTGCGTCTCCCCATGTTGAGGTTCTGTTCCCAAATCCCGAATTTTCCTGCCCCTCTCTGTCCTGGATGCAAACTGGGAATGCTTTGGGAAGAAGGGATTTCCCTGACAAACCAGGAATGAAACCATTTAGGGGCTTTTCCCGCAGTTTTCAGGGATCCAGGAATCCCTGCTGGGAACGGCGATCCTTATCCCGGCTCTTGGAATGGGAACATCCCACGGGATTTGTCTGGACAAGGGGTGCCTCCACACGGAAAACCATCAGTGGGAACACCCCTGGGAGGATCCCACCTCCTCCACCCTTTTCCCCACAGCTTTATCCCTCCGagggggtttttttccctggaattcccagctctgggaatcCGGTGAAATGCGTCATCAGTGTTGGGAAATGGAGGAAGTTTGGAGTTTTTACCCGGAGTTAATCCTGCCCAAAcgttttttttcctgaatccAGATGAGtccttgggattttgggtgattccgtggggaaagggaaggggcCTGGGTGGccattcctgcctttttcctGCCCGGATTCCGACGGGAGCGGGTGGTTTCCATGGTTTCCCGCCATTTGCTCGGGAATCTCCTCGGGAACAAGAGCCggaggagggaaaacaaaagggagaggctggagctgggggcgACGCCGGGATCCTCCCACAGCGTATCCCTGGATACGgcaagggagggaaaaagggatttgcagcatcccaaatccctgaatcccatctgccctccctccatccatcccattatcccattatcccatcccgTGCCATCTCAATACCAATCCCaatccagctccatccccaatcccaaccctaatcccatcccaccccaatCCTGCATTCCCACgccatcccaatcccaatcctgctccatcccaatatcaatcccaaccccaaccctgcattcccatcccacccccaatcccatcccaatccattTCCATCCCTTCTctcatcccaatcccaatcccatcccaccccaacTCTGTagtcccatccccatcccaatcctatcccaatcccatccccaatcccaattccagccccaatcccaattccagccccaatcccaatcccaaccccaatcccatcccaatcccagttccaaccccaatcccaatcccagccccaatcccatcccaatcccaattccaATGCCAATCCCATCCCCAATTCCAACcctaatcccaatcccaatcccatccccaatcccaatcccatcccaatcccaatccaaACCCCAGTTCCAACTCCAATCCCAATTCCAaacccaatcccaatcccaaccccaatcccatcccatcccaatcccagttccatccccaatcccaattccaaccccaatcccatcccaatcccaatcccattccctcCCACCCCAATTCCATCCCAACCctaatcccatcccaatcccaatccaatcccaattccaaccccaatcccaattccAGCCCCAATACCAATCCCAATTCCAATGCCAATCCCATCTCCAGTTCCAACcctaatcccaatcccatccccaatcccatcccaatcccaatccaaACCCCAGTtccaaccccaatcccaattccaacctcaatcccaatcccaatcccaccccaatcgcaatcccaatcccaatcccatcccaatccccaatcccaatcccaatcttGCTCCATCCCGATCCCCCctcccaaccccaatcccaatcaGAATTCCAACCCCAATCCAAACCCCAATTCCAACAccaattccatcccaaatcccaattccagtcccagtcccaatcccagtcccagtcccagtcccaatcccaattccaatcccaaccccaatcccaaccccaatcccaatctcAATCCCATCCCAATGCCAACCCCAATTCCAATCCCATATcagccccaatcccaatcccaatcccatcccaatcccaatcccaatcccaaccccaattccaaccccaaccccaatcccaatgccattcccaatcccaatctcAATCTCAATctcaatcccaatcccatcccatccccaacCCCAATTccagtcccaatcccatcccagcctcaatcccaatcccatcccaatcccaatcccatcccaatcccaatcccattcccattcccattcccaatcccaatcccaatcccatcccaaccccaatcccaatcccaatcccaatcccatcccaattccatcccaatcccaatcccaatcccatccccaatcccaatcccatcccaattccatcccaattccatcccaatcccattccaatcccaatcccaatcccaatcccaatcctgcTCCATCCCGATCCCCCCTCCCTGTCCCGTATCCCAACATTTCccatcaccccaaaatcctggcaCTTCCCAGAATTCCGAGCATCCCAAAAACAACTCAGGCACGGTTGGGATGCGCTCGGGAATGAGAGGCCTggaattttccccttttttttttgggaattttggaggaTAAATGTGGGGGAAACGCTGGTGGGGGTCGAGGGGTCCCTCTCCACCTCTCCCATCCCAAAACCTGGAATTCCACGTGGGAAAAAGCGGATTCTTGCTTGGAAGGGTCTcgttcatttttctttttctttttattttttttttttttttaatttaaatttaattttttatttttgtttttatttttatttaaatttttatttaaatttaaatttttagttttagttttagcgttagtttatttttatttttatttttatttttatttttatttttatttttatttttatttttatttttatttttacttttattttgctatttatttttatttttatttttattttatttttatttttctatctatttctatttctatttctatttctttttttcaaaatttgtttttattttttttgtgttttgattaATTTTGGGTTTAGGTTTTAAGtctaaattttcaaattatttttgtcccttggtaggttttttaaaaatttaaaattttatttcaactttaacattaaaatagttgtatttctaaaatgctaaaaaattaatttttatttttattgacttATTTTGactttaatttcaaaactattttttccgtttttttttttattttgtttttttaaattttcattttacttttttttttttgtctcttcctatttttacatttactttcattattttttaatctttaccttcatttaaaaaaattaattaatttgtgtttaaataaactatttgcttatctttttatatttattctatatattattttgcatttcaaatttcatataaataatttatatctaTTCAATAATATCCATTCCCttaacatatattttttcatttatttttaatttatttcgtaattttttatatttcttttctgtcatattttggggggtttatatttatattcttttatattcattccatataattttaatttattttacacttatttttgcatttattttaacatttattccaaatttatttttgcattcattttaaatgtattttatatttatttttgaatttattttaacatttattccaaaatttatttttgcattcattttaaatgtattttatatttatttttgcatttattttacatttattccgtatttatttttgcatttattttacatttatcccgtatttatttttgcatttattttacatttattccgtatttattttgcatttattttacatttatttcaatttatttttgcatttattttcaatttatttcaattttttgaCATCcgttttaaattttatttcacatttattttcattaacttcCCCCATATTTTTCCCGCATCCCCCCCAATCCCATTCtcccatttttatttgtatttttcccatattttatttttattttattgtgggaatttttttcccacaattcCCGCCCCATTCCCGGGATCCCCCTGGAGCCCTCCGAGGATTTGGGGCGGGGCCTCCATAAACGGCGCCTTCCTATTGGCCGCCTAACACCGATGATGTCATTTCTGACCAATCAGCGCCCGACACCGCGCCTTTGCCCcgcccctcccctccctccctgttcCCGGAGCATCCcaaggatttggggggggggttgggagatttttgggggggatttttgggggatgcGGGAGCTTCCCGGGGAGGTtctcctggaattctgggaGCCGCCGGAATTCCCAGGGACAGGAATCGTGGGAAGGGGAaaggtttgggtgggaaggagcgCAAATCCCGCCCCGTTCCGACCCCGACACCTCCCGCCATCCCAGGGTGATCCCGCCTTTCCTGGGACACCCCCcgggattctctgggaattccagcccagccggGAATCccttcccaagatcccaaaatcccaagctcccctttcccactggaagccattccctggctcctggccctccagcccttccccaaattccagctctcctggagcccctttgggatCGGGGAGCGGCTCCAAggattccctggatccttcccagATCCAGCTGCACAATCccggctctcccagcctggcattggatccagccccatcccgattcctcctggagaaggaattttgggatccagGGGTTTCACTGGGAATTCGGGACTCCAGGAAGTTTCACCCTTCCCCTttccatccccaaattccataaaaatccctcGGGATGGATCCTGAGTGTCCTTGCTCCCGGAATCCCcaacacctcccactgtccccggtctctccaagccccatccagcctttccttggacacttgcagggatccgggaattctctgggaattccagcccctgaAAAAGCCACTCCTCAAATCAGGAGGAGCCACCTCCAGGTGTGACCTtcccagagccattcccagctccaggatttGATCCCAAAACCCATCCCTAAAAAAGCCACTCCTGAAATCAGGGAGCCACCTCCAGGTGTGACCTtcccagagccattcccagctccaggatttGATCCCAAAACCCATCCCTAAAAAAGCCACTCCTGAAATCAGGGAGCCACCTCCAGGTGTGACCTtcccagagccattcccagtTTCAGGATttgttcccaaatcccatccctaAAAAAGCCACTTCTGAAATCAGGGAGTCACTTCCAGGTGTGACCCTCCCAGAGCCgttcccagctccaggatttGATCCCAAAACCCATCCCTAAAAAAGCCACTCCTGAAATCAGGGAGCCACCTCCAGGTGTGACCTtcccagagccattcccagctccaggatttgatcccaaatcccatccctaAAAAAGCCACTTCTGAAATCAGGGAGTCACTTCCAGGTGTCACCCTCCCAGAGCCgttcccagctccaggatttGATCCCAAAACCCATCCCTAAAAAAACCACTCCTGAAATGAGGGAGTCACTTCCAGGTGTGACCCTCCCAGAGCCgttcccagctccaggatttgatcccaaaatccatccctgaAAAAGCCATTCCTGAAATGTGGGAGCCACCTCCAGGTGTGACCTTTACTGAGCCATTCCCAGTTTCAGGATTtgatcccaaaatccatccTTAAAAAAGCCACTCCTGAAATGTGGGACATGGAGCCACCTCCAGGTGTGACCTTCCCggagctgttcccagctccaggatttgatcccaaaatccatccTTAAAAAAGACACTCCTGAAATGTGGGAGCCACTTCCAGGTGTGACCCtcccagagccattcccagctccaggatttGTTCCCGAAATCCATCCCTAAAAAAGCCACTCCTGAAATGAGGGAGTTGCCTCCAGGTGTGactctcccagtgctccaagAGCCgttcccagctccaggatttGATCCCAAAACCCATCTCTAAAAAAGCCACTCCTAAAATCAGGGTGTCACCTCCAGGTATGACTTCCCATTGCTCCAAGAGCCgttcccagctccaggatttgatcccaaaacccatccctgaAAAAGCCACTCCTGAAATGTGGGAGCCACTTCCAGGTGTGACCTTTACTGAGCCATTCCCAGTTTCAGGATTTGATCCCAAAACCCATCCCTAAAAAAACCACTCCTCAAATCAGGGAGCCACCTCCAGGTGTGACCTtcccagagccattcccagctccaggatttGATCCCAAAACCCATCCTTAAAAAAGCCACTCCTAAAATGTGGGACACGGAGCCACCTCCAGGTGTGACCTtcccagagccattcccagctccaggatttgatcccaaaacccatccctgaAAAAGCCACTCCTGAAATGTGGGAGCCACCTCCAGGTGTGACCTTTACTGAGCCATTCCCAGTTTCAGGATTTGATCCCAAAACCCATCCCGGAAAAAGCCACTCCTAACATGTGGGACACGGAGCCACCTCCAGGTGTGACCctcccagtgccattcccagctccaggatttGATCCCAAAACCCATCCCTAAAAAAGCCATTCCTGAAATGTGGGAGCCACCTCCAGGTGTGACCTtcccagagccattcccagctccaggatttgatcccaaaacccatccctgaAAAAGCCACTCCTGAAATGTGGGAGCCACTTCCAGGTGTGACCTTCccagagctgttcccagctccaggatttgttcccaaaatccatccctAAAAAAAGGCACTCCTGAAATCAGGGAGCCACCTCCAGGTGTgaccctcccagtgctcccagtgtcattcccagctccagctgatcCATGGCCACCAAGGCCACCAGGGAGGGGGTGGTGCCCGGAGCTGGGATCCCGGGAAGGGCCTGGATCCCGGGAATCTCAAAGGAGCCACCGGTGCCAGGCACGGCCGGGATGTCCCCGGAGCCACTGAAGGGCTCTTTGTCCCCAGCTTGGCCACTGGGATTTGACCCTTTCCCGGCCTTTGTCCCTCTGGAATGTGCTCCAGCGCAATTCCCGtgggaatcccaaatcctgcccgCGTGGAACCTGGGTGGGAAAAGGATCCCGGGAGGATCCTCCGGGAATTTCAGCAGGATGAgctccaggtgtccctgccatggaatCATTGGATCATGGAGCGGTTTGGGTGGGAGTGGTccttaaatcccaccccaaGGACgccttcccctatcccaggtttctccaatccccatccaacctggaaTCGAACATTCCAGACCCGGAACACCCCATCCACCCCCAATTCCAGCGGGGCCATCCCCCCAGACCCACCCTAAATCCCTTTTCCGGAGCGATCCGCGTTCCCAAAACCCTCCCGGTGCTCCGTGCGTAACGGAGAAATCCAGAACCTAAAAATACCGGGATGATTCCCAGAGGCGCCGGGCACGTGAGCGGCGGAAAATAGGCCGGGATGAGGCGGATTTAGGGAAGGAGAGCCGGAATTTGGGAAGGACTCGGCGCTCCGGAGGTGCCCTTGTTCCGCCCGCATTCCCTGGAGCCTCCGCTCGCCCCGAAATAGTTTTGGGATCTGGGGCTCGGCCTCTCCGTGTTCCCATGGCCCGGATTTGGGACGGAGGAGGACGAGTCCGGGCGGGAatttggggctgggaatgggtcAGGATGGGACTGGGACATGTCCTGGGGATGGCAGGGTGGAGGGGACACCCCAATGTCCCACAGGATGGAAAGGACACCCCattgtccccaaatcctggagATGTCACCCCATTGTCCCTCAGGATGGAGGGgacaccccaatgtcccccaggATGGAAGGGACATCCCGTTGTCCCCAGATCC
This window harbors:
- the TRIM35 gene encoding E3 ubiquitin-protein ligase TRIM35, with the protein product MSQEAERGPLRRLQRRRARCKRCQGRSASMEKGSEPCSSSSASAPSSRPGFKEELLCPICYDPFREAVTLPCGHNFCKGCISRSWENQRHACPLCKESSSLEELRVNHTLKNLVELILKEEGQRQSRGAALCALHQEEPKFFCLEDKELACFACQSSRQHEGHKMRPVQEAAADFRAKLANMEASLRDKAKDFVTVRRSYESIFRHNEAESERLERQVKWEFEKLHKFLWDEEQAVLAQLREETGRKQDLIQGKMEQLAEASQALLNEAAQLQADLKQDDYTFLMTHKNRKRRIACTAEEPEAVPSGMLLDVAKYLGSLQYNVWKKMLDTITAVPFSLDPNSAAGWLSVSEDLSSVSSCSYKASVENPERFTSAPCILGSRGFSEGFHTWEVDLGGLTNWRVGVSRPHKGSHWSFHHDSRSGFWYIYHLHGKDECRASNAVRSEAALGNIRRVRVELDCTEGELSFYDADLQSHIYTFHEKFGGVVFPYFYVGNSQGAADTKTLRICPLRVRVLEDVPT